The nucleotide window TTCTGGGGCATAGGCTTTCTGAACGTTTCCTCTTACAGTTAAGGCTCCTCCCATCCAGATGATTTCAGCGATTTGTTCAACGATTGTCGGTTCAGTAGAGAGCGCCTCGGCTACGGTAGTTAGAGGTCCAGTTACCATTAAGGTTACGGGTTGAGGGGCATTCTGTAACTGCTGAACGATAAATTGTTGCCCTGTTGCTTCGGCTAATGGTGTCGAGATGGGTTCAAACTCGTTGAGAAGAGGAAAGTTATCGATAATAGTGCAGTCGCGACGAAAATGGGCAGGAAAAGGGTTGAGACCTCGGACTGTACTTCGAGCAACAGAAATATAGCTACGCTGCATCAAATCTAAGATTTTACGACTGACACTAACGGCAGCTTCGATATAACAGTCGGCGGGAGTAACAACAATCCCTAAAGGTTCGACCTCGGTCATCGTCATGAGCAAGATCAGGGATAAAAAATCATCGATCGCACCATCATGATCCATTAAGACTAGCTTTGGAGGCATGGTTTATATTAAATCGGGTTCTTATTCAAGGGATCACTATACCAACTCCAGGTACGTTAACAGATTATTGCTCACTTGATGGGATATTGAAACTCGCCAAAAATGAAAGCAACTGCTCAAATTTGGGGAATTGTAATGATAGTTCCTGAGAGAAATAATTGAGTTCATGAAAATCAAAACTGCTGTGATGACTTCGGCGATATTGCTTGTTACTTGCCAAGTACAGGCAAAAAATAATCTAGCTTCAATGCGATTGATAAGCATAGGAGATGGAGATACAGTGCGATTAGAGCAGAACCAGGAAATTACAACAGTAAGATTAGCGTGTGTCGATTCGCCAGAAACAGCCCAAAATCCTTGGGGAGAAATGGCTACGAAACAACTAAAACAAATATTACCTATAGGGAGTGAGGTTCAATTACGTAAAGTAACAGTTGATAAATACGGTAGAACAGTTGGTGAAATCTATCAGGAGAATAAGTCAATAAATCTCAAGATGATAGAGTCGGGAATGGCAGTAGTTTATCATCAGTATCTTGAAGGTTGCAGTGAAACTAAAGAACAGTATTTAGCCGCCGAAGCTCAAGCAAAAGAAGAAAAATTAGGATTCTGGAATCAATCAGATGCAGATTTGTGTATGCCGTGGAATTTCCGAAAGGGTCAATGTACCAGTAGTACTGCCACCCTGATCTCTATTTACTGCTGACCCCCAAGTTTTTTTAACCAGCCAATTGCCCCATAAGTCTTGGCAAAGCTCAATCACGTAAAATCGAGTATCTTTTTGCCAATAAGAATAGAGGTTTTTGTCTAATTCGTAACTCAGCACCAAATATTTTCTCTCAAGAAAACTGAAAAGCTGCAACCAGTTCACTAACAATTAATTATTTGACTAGTCGAGTAGCTTCAACAGATAGTTATAATAGTGGCGGTTTTGGCTATTGATAAGAATCAAATACATTAAGGAAGATATTAAACCGAAAGAAGCTAAGAGGACTATCGAAAAAGATAAGTCCAAAACATTCATTAAACCATACCCAATAATTGTACCCAGCACAACATAAACAAAACTGGGTATTTGTTTGTTAGAGCCGAACTTGCTGAGGTTAGATAAAAGATTGGAGTCGATTCTATTGGCTCTTTCTTGTAAATACTGTTTGAGTTCTCTTTTTTCTACATCGGAAAGCAACGAAATGTTGTTGGCTATTTGGGAGTGAGTTGAGCTTGCTGTGGGCAACCTATCGTAACTTTTTGGAGAACCAAAGACATCGCTGAGCTTAAAAATTTCGCTTTTCTTGAGTAAATCTAACCATGTATCTGCAAGTACTTGATGTTCTGACATGCTTATAAATATTGTTGCTATTGTCAACTGGGATCGCCGATATTCTAGCGAAAATAAAAATCAAATTACTAACGAGGTAAACTTTTGAAAGCTCATTTGAAAACTGAATAAGATTGATGGTAACGCATAAAAACCACGGGCAAACGAAAAACAGTTTTAACCACTTGAGATATGCCAAACTTGAACTTAAGCCCTGGGGGTAACTCTTGCCAAGTAACGACCTCAAACCCATAATGGGAGTAAAAAGTAGCCAATTTTGAGCCTAAACATTCTAAATATAAAGGTTTGGTAGCTTGTTTAATTAAATGAAGAGTAAGATAACCACCGATACCTTGTCCGCGCTGTTGTGGCACAACTACTAAACTACCTAATTCTTGAGCAGCAGTAAAATTACGTAACTGTCCACAGGCAATGGTTTTATTTTCTTGTTCAATCAACCAAAACTGTTGCCAACGTAACTGAGTAAAATCGAGGTAAGCAGACAAAACTAATCGACGAATGGTCCAAATATCCTGCTCCGTAGCTCGACGTAAAACACAACCAGAAGGTAAACAGTTATTAGTCATAACTGGCTCAACTATAATTCCTGAGTTGGTTTTATTGTGCCAGGAAATGTTGATAACCAACGTAAAGATTTCATCTGTTCTAGATTCTCTTTACTTTTAAAATGCTACATCAGCTATGAACAGCGGATCAATGTCCCATTTTTGATTAAATTTTTGAATCAACTGAGCGAAGATGGCTCAATCAGACTCATTGTCATCTGCCACCCTTAAAGACAATGGAACATCTCCATCTCCCATACACATTAAATCTATTAGGCAGTATAATAGTACTAATATACTGAAGAGCTGGCGGGAAATTAATGAGTAAGCTAGCACAGCGCGTAGAAGAAGTAATTGCTTCCTACTTCGGAGTCGAATTAGACCAAGTCACGCCTGAAAACCGTCTGATAGATTTGAGCAATCAGCCCCTCGAACAAAACTCTTTGGTCACTGCTTTAAAGCAGGAATTTGAGATCGAGCTTGACGAAGAGGTTCAAGCTCAAGCGGTGACGGTGGAGGATGTGCTCGATTTAGTGCTGTATAGCTGGTGAGCTATTCTAGCTGACTATTTAATTGCGCTGTTGAAGGATGTGCAGACAAGATGCTTAGTCATACTCACATAAAATTAATGGGAAATCTACAACGAACAACCGACAAGCTTCTCCAGATAGTGTAGACTAACTCTTTGAGAAGTCACTCCCCCTAATGTCAGCGTGATGAGATCGTAGGTTTCTGACTTTTTGAGATATCCAGCGGGATAATGTTCAATCCACATCACTTTGTAAGGGGCTAAACCAAAGCGATAGCAAACCAGATGAATCAGTTGTTGGGCGGTATCGGTAATTGATTGACCAGGGTTATCTTCCAGTTCGGTGATGATGACGACGGCTTGAGCAAAAGAGAGATAGTAGATTCTCAAACGACATTGACTGTCAAAGCTTTGTCCCTGGGGTCGCCAAGAAAATGTTTGCTCAACAGGCTGATTTGCTGTCGGTTGTGATTGTGCCATCTATTTCAAGCCAGATGCAGAGATGAACGTGAAGCTTCCATGTTTTAACCTATTTCCATGGTAACAGTGAACCGCCAAAGCAATGAACTAGGATACTGACCAATCAGGAGAAAGACAAGATAGAGATGGTTCTGGATGCAGTAGCTTAGCAATTAATCTCTGTCAGGATCAAGAGTGATGATAGTTACAGAGATTATGGTGTTGAGGTCGCAGCTTCATGATTTTGAGTAGTGGATAATCGAAGAATATAAAAGTGGATATAAAAAGCAGAGTCCTGGCAGAGATGCTGGGACTTATTATTCGATAGTGGATGAGAGAGGAGAAGTGATAGAGTCGTCTGAGATTTTTTATACTTCAGAAGCGGCAAAGGAAAAAGGAAAGTCAGTAATCAGAACAGTGTCACGTTAATCTTGAATCTTGAATCTGCTTAAGGACTGAATTCATTATTTTTGTTGTATGGTGAAAGTGGGGTTATGTTTTGTTGCTTCGAGTTATAACAGGGTGTAGCCCATTGAACCTTTCCACCGCTATTGAACCTCTTGGAGATTAGCTAGGTGCATAGATCATAAATTCTGTCGGAGGAAATGTGAGGATGAAGACAATTTTTGCCAAAATCATTCAAGGTAAAGTTCCCGCTTCATTTGTCTATCAAGATGAAAAGGTATCAGCTTTTATGGACATTCAACCCATTAATCCAGGACATGTGCTGGTGATTCCTAATCAAGAAGTTGCCTCTCTAACCGACTTAGATGAAGAAACTGGAGCTCACTTGTTTCGTATTGGTCATCGAATTGCGAAGGCTCTGCGTAAAAGTGGTCTAAAATGCGAAGGAGTCGACCTGTTCCTGGCTGATGGTCAAGCTGCCAAGCAAGATGTTTTTTACGTCCATTTGCATGTTTTTCCTCGATTTGCAGGAGATGGTTTTAGATGGCAATTCGGTCAAAATTACTTTAACTTGCCTAAAAGAGAAGAACTAGAGCGGACGGCAGCAGCAGTTAAATCTGCTTTAGACAGTATCGAGAGTGATTAATTTTTAACTTTATGGGTACTTATTTAGTAACAGGAGCAAATCGAGGTATTGGCTTAGAATATTGTCGTCAACTCAAACAGAGAGGAGATAATGTGATAGCTGTCTGTCGCTCGGCTTCAGACGAATTAGAAAATTTAGGCGTATCAGTAGAAACGGATGTAGAACTTAGCTCCAATGAGTCGGTTGCTAAGTTAGTCCAAAGACTTGATGGGCAATTAATTGACATTTTGATTAACAACGCAGGTATTGTTGAAAGAATTAGTCTCGATCATTTAGATCTTAATAGCATCCGCAGACAATTTGAAGTTAATGCCATTGGACCACTAAGACTTACTGAAGCTTTGCTGAGCAATTTAAAAAAAGGCTCAAAAATTATCATGATGACTAGCCGTATGGGTTCAATTGAGGATAATACGAGTGGTGGCTCATATGGTTATCGAATGTCAAAAGTGGCTTTGTCAATGGCGGGTAAATCTTTATCTCAAGACTTGAAATCAAAAGAGATAGCTGTTGCCATTCTCCATCCAGGGTTGGTAAAGACCCGTATGACTGGTTTTACCGACTCTGGCAGTAACCGTTCATTTCCCCCCAGTCAAAAATAAGCCAACTCCACCTTTGTGGTGTATGTTAAAAACATGGCTCAATTAGATAAAAATGACTTGGTACAGATGAANNNNNNNNNNNNNNNNNNNNNNNNNNNNNNNNNNNNNNNNNNNNNNNNNNNNNNNNNNNNNNNNNNNNNNNNNNNNNNNNNNNNNNNNNNNNNNNNNNNNATATTATGGAAATGGGTCAGCGATCCACCTACAGCAGTCGAAGAGATTTATCTAAATGGTTCAGACGAGTCAGAATCGGCTATTGGCAAAGGTTTTGAAGTTTCTTTAGGGAGTCTCTGGTTAGAAAAAGAAAATCAGCAGTGGCATCGTTGGTCGGAGCGTTGGTTAGTGGTTTGTTCCTACGCTTTACAACAACGACAACTCAAGAGCTTGTCAGCTCGTTTGAATAAAGCAGAACTGGCTTTAGAAAAACTGGTTCAAAAACCACCTCAAGATGAGCTAATTCTACAGACTAAAGTAGAGAGTATTCTCAAACGTTATCGACTTAAGGAACAGATAATAACTTCGATAGAGAAAAAAATTAGCTATCAAAAGGTTTACCAAGGTGCTGGTCGAGGAGGGGAGAATCGTGCTTATCTTCGTGTTCGTCAGACTACTTTCTCTCTGAATTATCAACGTTGTCAGGCAAAAATAGCGGAACAACAATCCATTGCTGGTTGGAGATTATATGTTACCAATGCAGACCAATCCCATCTTTCTTTAGAAGAAGCTGTTAATTCTTATCGAGAGCAATGGCAGCCTGAGAGGGGTTTTCATCGTTTTAAACGAGGTCATCTTCCTGCTTTACCCATCTATTTCCAAGATGAAGAACGTATTCGAGGGTTAATGTTTTTGCTGACCCTCGCTCTGACTTTGTTTACCTTGATGGAATTTGTGGTGCGTCGCCAATTAAGTCAATCTCAGCAGTCCCTCTCTGGACTTTATTCAGGGAATCCTAAACGTCAGACGAATCGTCCCACCGCAGAACAGTTGTTAACTGCTTTTGAGGATCTGACTTTATATCTTTATCCTGACGGTTCTACTGAAATCAGTTCTCTTAATTCTCTTCAAAAACAGATTTTACTTTTGATGAAAATCCCTGAATCGATTTATCTTATTCCCCAGCTAGTTCCTGATTGACTACAATCGCTCAAACAACTGCTGTTATTTGATTCCATCGTTTTTATTTTCTCGACCATTTGGAAATTAAGCGAACCGTGAGATTGGAATATGCAGTCTCGGAAAAGCGATGTTCTCCTCCATGACAGTAAAGTCTTTGTCGTTTTCGACTATCATTTTTGACGGAATATGTCCCATCAAGAGTAATGTAATTATCTAAGTCCAAGTAATAGGAACAGTTTTGACAAGGGCAGTAGCGAGGGAACAGTCGATGAATGAGTGAGGGATCGTAAGCTTTAATTGTCATCAATAAGTCAGCGATCGCTAGTCTGAGAATAATCTCCTATTTTATCTGATGATAGAGAGGTCAATTCTCCACCTCCACTGTTTTGTAGGGACTACCAAATTGGTAAAATGATCTAGTAGGGTAATCTTAGGCTTCAGTTTCATTATCCCTAATCCGTACCTTAGTTTTGCTACCAAATTAATCTATCATTTTCACTCAGATTAAGATGCGTTCGCCCTAACTCATCCATTGATTCAGTGCATTTTAGACTATTAAATTGGGGAATTTCTAAAGTACTATAAACCATAGTTCTTTGAAAGTTAGAGCGAAACATGAATTTAAGTCATATTCTATATCAATAGATGTTGGATAAATATAATGCTATCAGTTTAATAATTTCAATTCATAGTTTCTAAAATTGCCTGAACTATTGATAGACTATAATTCTGGTTCTGATAAAAGGCAAAAAGGCGAATTGTTTAGGAAATTGCCTTTTTTCAACTAATCTTATCTTTTTGAAAATTAAGTCATATACTAATTATGTACAGAGCAAATTCCAATAGAACTGGTTATTATAAGACATTAGGTATTAAACAACTCAATGGGATTAAGTGGAAGTTTAGACAATCAAATACTGTCTCTAATTGGATTCCAGGTTGGAACTGGGGGGTTACATCCAATAATGATATGGTCTGTGTTAGTAATCCTGGTGGCAATATATATGGATTATCAAGCCAGACAGGTCAACAACTTTGGAAGCATAAGTTGGAAAAAAGTAATGAACCTATTTATCCAGTTATAGCTGGTAATACAATTTACTTAAGCTATCGTAGATTAGATTATAGTGCCATTGACGAATATTTACTAGCGATAGATCTTTCTTCAGGACAAAAAAAATGGGAGTTTAAACTTCCCCTAAATTTAAAAACTTTTACCTTTGACTATGCACTTACCTCTTCTTCACCAGCATTTTTCAATGATGTAATTTATATTGGAGGAGGTAATGGTTGTTTATACGCAATTAATGCTTTGTCTGGAGAATTAATTTGGAGTTTTAAGACCACTAAAAATAAACCTCTAACTGCTCCAGCAGTTAGTAAAGATGTTGTCGCTGTCTACAGTAGTGATGGGAACTTGTACGTTGTAGATATTTTGTCAGGAGAGCAAAAGTGGAAGTTTGAAATTGGCTCCCTATCCTCTTTGCCTAGTTCATTACCAATAGTACCAATGATTGATGAAGAGAAAATTTATGTAATTGATGATGGTAATATTCTACATGCTTTAGATATCCAAACTGGTAAGTCCAGATGGAGCTTTACACTTAACAATCAGCCACTTACTATTCCAGCAGTTTCTCAAGGAATTTTGTGTGTCGGTAGCAAAGATAATATTCTTCATGGTTTAAATGCAGATTCGGCAGAACAAGTATGGGAATTCAAGCTAGATAAATTTTCACAATGGTCTAATTTGACTGTTGATAATCAGTCGCTGTATATCGGAACTCAAGGTTCTTTGCAAGCATTAGATTTGTCAACAGGAGAGCATCTTTGGCAATTTGATATACCTATGCAGGATCGCTGGTTTCTAGATTCGCAAATGTTGCTTTACGGACTTCTCAATCAAATGATCAACATAACTGCTGGCAGTACTAAAGATTTAGAAACTTTTACTGAGCCTGTTATAAACAACAAAACTATCTATGTAGGATGCAGCAATGGATATTTGTACGCGCTAAATTAAATTTCGCTTTTAAGCTGTTTCAATTCAATCCATCTTTCTCGCCAGAGCCGTGCCATTTCTCTGCTGATACCTAACTCTCTGGCAATAGTTCGATGATTGTTTCCTAGTGACGCTAAAAGCACAATTTTGCCTCTTTTTACTATTTGCTGAGGAGTACTATGACGAGTCACTATTTTTTCTAGTTCTTTTCGTTCTCTCTCGTCTAGTTCTACTGGCTTGGGAGCTAGTCTAGGCATCTACTCTTTTGTTTCAAATCTTGTTTCCAATTAATAGTAGCTTTATTTGCGCCCTTCTCCACTAGTGGCAAATATAATAAGAGAATATTTACAAAAAAAACCTATTCTCATAAATTGCCTACTAATGATTAAACTTAATATTTTGGCTATTGCAATTTTCTCTTGTGCGACGGTTTTTGGATGCACCTTAATTAATTATGTAGTTTTTCCAAAATATTTTAAAACGTCTTCTTTGTTGTTCCATAAATGTATCTGGAGGTTCAAGCTCAGTTCTAAAATCTTCTGAAAGTTTGAACCATGGCTCATATGAAAGCCAATAACCAAATCCTAATATAGACAAAATAGTCGTAAAAATTATAAATTGTATTTATAGATTCACAGGGCTATTTCATTCTAAAAAGAGAAGCAATCTGTTTTAAACTGAATTGGCATTTACGTTGTGCCTGAGCCATATTGTCAAATCCAGAATCTCGATATAAATTGAGAGCTAAGTTACGTGCGATCGCTAAAATCTGAGGTAATGGTAAGGTACGAATTCTAGATTTGTCTTCTCCTTGAGTAACATCGCGAACATAGTGAACTTTATTTTCTACACCCCAATAACCACGAATTCTTTGATAAAACTCGAAGGCTGATTCGGTCAAATCAGAGATATAGTATCTGGTACTAAACTCCGTTTTATACTTGAGTTGGCGTTCTGATTCTACTTTAATGAGCGTTTTAATACTCGACCATTTAGGCAACTTCAAATCTAAGTAAGCAGTACTAACTCTGCGTTTTTCGATTCTTCCGTGACCTTTAAAAATATTGTAAAAACTGTCATGTTCGACAAATTTCGTTTTTACAGCTTGATCTAGTTTGGGTTGATTTCCTTTGACAGCAGCAAGATAGTGATTTCCGCTATTGATAATTGTTTCAATAGTTTTTTTGTGTATTGATTGCATCAAATGCAAAAACTACCCCTTCAACGGCTAAAGCCTCAATAAATTTGGGTATTGCGGTAATTTCATTACTCTTGTTTTTAACTTTTTCTGGTCTTAGGATTAGTCCTCTTTCAACTAGGTAAGCCGTAACTAATGTGATTGCCTTGTGTGGCTCACAATGAGGGTTGTCTGACGAAAGTAAGTATGAGCCTTTTAACACTTTTCCGTCCAATGCCAAAGTCTCACCTGCTAACGGTTTGATTTCAAAAAAACTTGCTAATCTAGCTGAATACTCCTCGTAATCCAAATTTAATAATGCTCTCCTAATTGTGCTGTAAGAAGGGATTCTTCTGACTTCAAATAACTCTTTTAATTCTTCACTGTACGATTTTAGCCAATCTCCGAGCGCAAGAAAGCCTTGGTTGCCTGCTGTCACCCCCAGTGTAAACAGAGCCAAACATAATTGTAATGAATGCCTTGTTCCCTGTTTTCTTCTACGATCTGGCATTCGAGAGAATGCTTCTATTATCGCTATTTCACTCACTTTTCTAGTTTATTTACACTACCACAATTACAATATCACCTAGAATGAAATAGCCCTGATAGATTCATCATTTGAAAATTTATTAATAGTTGAACATAATAAATATAGTTTGACTCAATAGTCTTACCCATTTTCTGATTTATTAGCTATACACAATATAAAAGCTATTCTTATCCAACTCTAGATTATAAAAAGCTTTTATCATGTTTGCTTAAATATTGCCAGTACATTAACTCTTCCCAAGGTGTGCTATTGCAATATCTTCATAATAATCTTATTTTTTGGCTTGCTTATTTGAAGCAAAGAAAAAGCTTTGTCTTTTAGGTAATACCAAAAGTTACTTATTGAAATTTTGGTGCTAAATTGATACTCACGAAGATAAAATAAATCTTTTTTGATTCATCTTTATTTTAAATTAAATCTTTAACCTATTTATTCGCGCCTGACAAACTATATCTGTTGAACACTATTATCTTTAAAACTTATAAGAAATGTCTAACAATACTAATTCTCATAACTTGTCTACTTTTGGCTGGAATTTTTCTTTTATTGGTGATATTAGTTTGTCAACTGATAGCGATGGTAACGTCTATATTTTCAACTTAGGACTTGAATCTATTTTTTCACAGCAATCTTCAAGTCAAGAATTAGATAGCAGTACCTATAGCTTAAGTTTACAGCAGCTGCTACAGTCCTATTCCTCCGACCAAAGAATTTTTAAACCACAAGCTGATGGTAGTTATGAAGGTAGTGGAACTTTAACTTGGAATGTCGATCATTACGAACTAGAAGCTAACGGCAACAAAATTGTTTTCCGTGCTGACGGTCAATTAAATTATGTAGAATACGGCAACGGTTATCGCTTGAGTGCTGGATATAACAACGATTTACTTACCGAACTTTCAGACAGTAACCAAAATAGCTTTGCTCTAAACTATAACTCCGATGGACGCATCGAAACTATTACTGATGCTGAAGGACAAGTTAATACTTACAGCTATGACACAACTGGACAGTATTTACTCAGCGTTGAAGATGCTAACGGTACAACCAGTTTCAGTTACGATAATCCTTTCGATCCCACGGTAGTTTCTAGCGTCACTTATGGCAATGGTTCAAAAGTCAGCTACGACTACGACCATGTTGGACGTTTACAACAGGTTATTTATGGCGAAGGCAGAGATGCCATCTCCTACATCTTCAACGAGAGTGGTCAAATTGCTTCAGTCACCGATGCTAATAGAGAACAAGTTCTCTACGAATACGACGATAACGGTCGC belongs to Pleurocapsa sp. PCC 7319 and includes:
- a CDS encoding nucleoside hydrolase; this encodes MPPKLVLMDHDGAIDDFLSLILLMTMTEVEPLGIVVTPADCYIEAAVSVSRKILDLMQRSYISVARSTVRGLNPFPAHFRRDCTIIDNFPLLNEFEPISTPLAEATGQQFIVQQLQNAPQPVTLMVTGPLTTVAEALSTEPTIVEQIAEIIWMGGALTVRGNVQKAYAPE
- a CDS encoding thermonuclease family protein; this encodes MKIKTAVMTSAILLVTCQVQAKNNLASMRLISIGDGDTVRLEQNQEITTVRLACVDSPETAQNPWGEMATKQLKQILPIGSEVQLRKVTVDKYGRTVGEIYQENKSINLKMIESGMAVVYHQYLEGCSETKEQYLAAEAQAKEEKLGFWNQSDADLCMPWNFRKGQCTSSTATLISIYC
- a CDS encoding GNAT family N-acetyltransferase, translating into MTNNCLPSGCVLRRATEQDIWTIRRLVLSAYLDFTQLRWQQFWLIEQENKTIACGQLRNFTAAQELGSLVVVPQQRGQGIGGYLTLHLIKQATKPLYLECLGSKLATFYSHYGFEVVTWQELPPGLKFKFGISQVVKTVFRLPVVFMRYHQSYSVFK
- a CDS encoding phosphopantetheine-binding protein, translated to MSKLAQRVEEVIASYFGVELDQVTPENRLIDLSNQPLEQNSLVTALKQEFEIELDEEVQAQAVTVEDVLDLVLYSW
- a CDS encoding HIT family protein; amino-acid sequence: MKTIFAKIIQGKVPASFVYQDEKVSAFMDIQPINPGHVLVIPNQEVASLTDLDEETGAHLFRIGHRIAKALRKSGLKCEGVDLFLADGQAAKQDVFYVHLHVFPRFAGDGFRWQFGQNYFNLPKREELERTAAAVKSALDSIESD
- a CDS encoding SDR family oxidoreductase; protein product: MGTYLVTGANRGIGLEYCRQLKQRGDNVIAVCRSASDELENLGVSVETDVELSSNESVAKLVQRLDGQLIDILINNAGIVERISLDHLDLNSIRRQFEVNAIGPLRLTEALLSNLKKGSKIIMMTSRMGSIEDNTSGGSYGYRMSKVALSMAGKSLSQDLKSKEIAVAILHPGLVKTRMTGFTDSGSNRSFPPSQK
- a CDS encoding PQQ-binding-like beta-propeller repeat protein, whose protein sequence is MYRANSNRTGYYKTLGIKQLNGIKWKFRQSNTVSNWIPGWNWGVTSNNDMVCVSNPGGNIYGLSSQTGQQLWKHKLEKSNEPIYPVIAGNTIYLSYRRLDYSAIDEYLLAIDLSSGQKKWEFKLPLNLKTFTFDYALTSSSPAFFNDVIYIGGGNGCLYAINALSGELIWSFKTTKNKPLTAPAVSKDVVAVYSSDGNLYVVDILSGEQKWKFEIGSLSSLPSSLPIVPMIDEEKIYVIDDGNILHALDIQTGKSRWSFTLNNQPLTIPAVSQGILCVGSKDNILHGLNADSAEQVWEFKLDKFSQWSNLTVDNQSLYIGTQGSLQALDLSTGEHLWQFDIPMQDRWFLDSQMLLYGLLNQMINITAGSTKDLETFTEPVINNKTIYVGCSNGYLYALN
- a CDS encoding helix-turn-helix domain-containing protein; this translates as MPRLAPKPVELDERERKELEKIVTRHSTPQQIVKRGKIVLLASLGNNHRTIARELGISREMARLWRERWIELKQLKSEI
- a CDS encoding RHS repeat domain-containing protein; translation: MSNNTNSHNLSTFGWNFSFIGDISLSTDSDGNVYIFNLGLESIFSQQSSSQELDSSTYSLSLQQLLQSYSSDQRIFKPQADGSYEGSGTLTWNVDHYELEANGNKIVFRADGQLNYVEYGNGYRLSAGYNNDLLTELSDSNQNSFALNYNSDGRIETITDAEGQVNTYSYDTTGQYLLSVEDANGTTSFSYDNPFDPTVVSSVTYGNGSKVSYDYDHVGRLQQVIYGEGRDAISYIFNESGQIASVTDANREQVLYEYDDNGRLISQQIAGSDRVLSYSYGSAGADFSRHLLK